A portion of the Harpia harpyja isolate bHarHar1 chromosome 15, bHarHar1 primary haplotype, whole genome shotgun sequence genome contains these proteins:
- the LOC128151887 gene encoding protein LYRIC-like isoform X3: MLGPAVRLALGAGELVPAAAGLPGRLLALLWPALVLGAAALLVLRGLRRGRAEQGARRRRRRAAGKAREEAEEEEEEEEEEEEEEEEGEEEEEDGPAGAGGRAAAALPARQPEEQRRTAQVPVNGQLRTSANSREKKLLKPKKKRKAQCSDKEVPKDLLSVEKDKLQEEEGVWQTKISSREKRHLRKERLKQKDPSRASLGSSAVEPAFDWAEKGAVWPLTEDTSGSGKGAFVAKAECGAVLKASGAIREELTPSQSEEDVFSNVGTWDIAEVKSCPVTFGTLSSELSRELDNVKSKSSEDSPSRCCWHTSSTFLPADDAWQGQDDPSAIDLDSDWKAPTEEWGNWTGDEEHQTGDEKVKDLPKGKAGIHFCLSGLESKTQQKKKKIEVKEARGGAGLRHVSILGKMVVKGNFNTLILSKTNKQE; this comes from the exons ATGCTGGGTCCGGCGGTGCGGCTGGCGCTGGGCGCGGGGGAGCTGgtgccggcggccgcggggctgccggggcggctgctggccctgctctggCCGGCGCTGGTGCTGGGGGCGGCCGCGCTGCTGGTCCTGCGGGGGCTGCGGCGAGGCCGGGCCGAGCAaggggcccgccgccgccgccgccgcgccgccgggaaggcgcgggaggaggcggaggaggaggaggaggaggaagaggaggaggaagaggaggaggaggagggggaggaggaggaggaggatggccccgcgggggccggcggccgggcggccgcggcgctgccggcGCGGCAGCCGGAGGAACAAAGGCGCACGGCGCAG GTTCCAGTGAATGGCCAGCTTAGAACATCAGccaacagcagagagaaaaagctcCTCAAG CCTAAGAAGAAGAGGAAAGCCCAGTGCTCAGACAAGGAGGTGCCAAAAGATttgctttctgtggaaaaagaCAAACTGCAAGAGGAGGAAG GAGTTTGGCAGACCAAGATCAGCAGCCGAGAAAAGAGACACTTaaggaaggaaaggctgaaaCAAAAAG ACCCCAGCAGAGCATCCCTGGGTAGCTCGGCAGTTGAGCCAGCCTTTGACTGGGCTGAGAAGGGAGCGGTGTGGCCACTCACAGAGGACACCAGTGGCAGTGGAAAAGGTGCTTTCGTTGCCAAGGCAGAGTGTGGGGCTGTGCTGAAGGCCTCAGGAGCCATACGGGAAGAACTGACACCCTCCCAGTCAGAAGAGGATGTTTTCTCCAATGTAG GAACATGGGATATTGCAGAAGTAAAATCCTGTCCTGTGACCTTTGGGACGTTATCATCAGAGCTGTCCAGGGAGTTAG ATAATGTGAAGAGTAAATCATCTGAGGACAGTCCTTCCAGATGCTGTTGGCACACCAGCTCGACTTTCCTCCCCGCAGACGATGCATGGCAGGGACAGG ATGATCCTTCAGCAATTGACCTAGATTCTGACTGGAAGGCTCCCACGGAAGAGTGGGGAAACTGGACAGGAGATGAGGAGCATCAGACAGGGGACGAAAAGGTGAAG GATTTGCCAAAAGGCAAAGCAGGCAttcatttctgcctttctggactcgaaagcaaaacacagcagaagaagaagaaaattgaagTGAAGGAAGCAAGGGGTGGAGCTGGACTGAGGCATGTGAGTATTTT GGGAAAGATGGTAGTGAAAGGCAATTTCAATACTTTAATCCtttctaaaacaaataaacaggAG TGA
- the LOC128151887 gene encoding protein LYRIC-like isoform X4, with amino-acid sequence MLGPAVRLALGAGELVPAAAGLPGRLLALLWPALVLGAAALLVLRGLRRGRAEQGARRRRRRAAGKAREEAEEEEEEEEEEEEEEEEGEEEEEDGPAGAGGRAAAALPARQPEEQRRTAQVPVNGQLRTSANSREKKLLKPKKKRKAQCSDKEVPKDLLSVEKDKLQEEEGVWQTKISSREKRHLRKERLKQKDPSRASLGSSAVEPAFDWAEKGAVWPLTEDTSGSGKGAFVAKAECGAVLKASGAIREELTPSQSEEDVFSNVGTWDIAEVKSCPVTFGTLSSELSRELDNVKSKSSEDSPSRCCWHTSSTFLPADDAWQGQDDPSAIDLDSDWKAPTEEWGNWTGDEEHQTGDEKVKDLPKGKAGIHFCLSGLESKTQQKKKKIEVKEARGGAGLRH; translated from the exons ATGCTGGGTCCGGCGGTGCGGCTGGCGCTGGGCGCGGGGGAGCTGgtgccggcggccgcggggctgccggggcggctgctggccctgctctggCCGGCGCTGGTGCTGGGGGCGGCCGCGCTGCTGGTCCTGCGGGGGCTGCGGCGAGGCCGGGCCGAGCAaggggcccgccgccgccgccgccgcgccgccgggaaggcgcgggaggaggcggaggaggaggaggaggaggaagaggaggaggaagaggaggaggaggagggggaggaggaggaggaggatggccccgcgggggccggcggccgggcggccgcggcgctgccggcGCGGCAGCCGGAGGAACAAAGGCGCACGGCGCAG GTTCCAGTGAATGGCCAGCTTAGAACATCAGccaacagcagagagaaaaagctcCTCAAG CCTAAGAAGAAGAGGAAAGCCCAGTGCTCAGACAAGGAGGTGCCAAAAGATttgctttctgtggaaaaagaCAAACTGCAAGAGGAGGAAG GAGTTTGGCAGACCAAGATCAGCAGCCGAGAAAAGAGACACTTaaggaaggaaaggctgaaaCAAAAAG ACCCCAGCAGAGCATCCCTGGGTAGCTCGGCAGTTGAGCCAGCCTTTGACTGGGCTGAGAAGGGAGCGGTGTGGCCACTCACAGAGGACACCAGTGGCAGTGGAAAAGGTGCTTTCGTTGCCAAGGCAGAGTGTGGGGCTGTGCTGAAGGCCTCAGGAGCCATACGGGAAGAACTGACACCCTCCCAGTCAGAAGAGGATGTTTTCTCCAATGTAG GAACATGGGATATTGCAGAAGTAAAATCCTGTCCTGTGACCTTTGGGACGTTATCATCAGAGCTGTCCAGGGAGTTAG ATAATGTGAAGAGTAAATCATCTGAGGACAGTCCTTCCAGATGCTGTTGGCACACCAGCTCGACTTTCCTCCCCGCAGACGATGCATGGCAGGGACAGG ATGATCCTTCAGCAATTGACCTAGATTCTGACTGGAAGGCTCCCACGGAAGAGTGGGGAAACTGGACAGGAGATGAGGAGCATCAGACAGGGGACGAAAAGGTGAAG GATTTGCCAAAAGGCAAAGCAGGCAttcatttctgcctttctggactcgaaagcaaaacacagcagaagaagaagaaaattgaagTGAAGGAAGCAAGGGGTGGAGCTGGACTGAGGCAT TGA
- the LOC128151887 gene encoding protein LYRIC-like isoform X1: MLGPAVRLALGAGELVPAAAGLPGRLLALLWPALVLGAAALLVLRGLRRGRAEQGARRRRRRAAGKAREEAEEEEEEEEEEEEEEEEGEEEEEDGPAGAGGRAAAALPARQPEEQRRTAQVPVNGQLRTSANSREKKLLKPKKKRKAQCSDKEVPKDLLSVEKDKLQEEEGVWQTKISSREKRHLRKERLKQKDPSRASLGSSAVEPAFDWAEKGAVWPLTEDTSGSGKGAFVAKAECGAVLKASGAIREELTPSQSEEDVFSNVGTWDIAEVKSCPVTFGTLSSELSRELDNVKSKSSEDSPSRCCWHTSSTFLPADDAWQGQDDPSAIDLDSDWKAPTEEWGNWTGDEEHQTGDEKVKDLPKGKAGIHFCLSGLESKTQQKKKKIEVKEARGGAGLRHVSILGKMVVKGNFNTLILSKTNKQEPQQGLETRMEEGPRDLISTKHSSDAVCASFRKSLDIANNSPNNNVPGKKERRKRKKMKKET; this comes from the exons ATGCTGGGTCCGGCGGTGCGGCTGGCGCTGGGCGCGGGGGAGCTGgtgccggcggccgcggggctgccggggcggctgctggccctgctctggCCGGCGCTGGTGCTGGGGGCGGCCGCGCTGCTGGTCCTGCGGGGGCTGCGGCGAGGCCGGGCCGAGCAaggggcccgccgccgccgccgccgcgccgccgggaaggcgcgggaggaggcggaggaggaggaggaggaggaagaggaggaggaagaggaggaggaggagggggaggaggaggaggaggatggccccgcgggggccggcggccgggcggccgcggcgctgccggcGCGGCAGCCGGAGGAACAAAGGCGCACGGCGCAG GTTCCAGTGAATGGCCAGCTTAGAACATCAGccaacagcagagagaaaaagctcCTCAAG CCTAAGAAGAAGAGGAAAGCCCAGTGCTCAGACAAGGAGGTGCCAAAAGATttgctttctgtggaaaaagaCAAACTGCAAGAGGAGGAAG GAGTTTGGCAGACCAAGATCAGCAGCCGAGAAAAGAGACACTTaaggaaggaaaggctgaaaCAAAAAG ACCCCAGCAGAGCATCCCTGGGTAGCTCGGCAGTTGAGCCAGCCTTTGACTGGGCTGAGAAGGGAGCGGTGTGGCCACTCACAGAGGACACCAGTGGCAGTGGAAAAGGTGCTTTCGTTGCCAAGGCAGAGTGTGGGGCTGTGCTGAAGGCCTCAGGAGCCATACGGGAAGAACTGACACCCTCCCAGTCAGAAGAGGATGTTTTCTCCAATGTAG GAACATGGGATATTGCAGAAGTAAAATCCTGTCCTGTGACCTTTGGGACGTTATCATCAGAGCTGTCCAGGGAGTTAG ATAATGTGAAGAGTAAATCATCTGAGGACAGTCCTTCCAGATGCTGTTGGCACACCAGCTCGACTTTCCTCCCCGCAGACGATGCATGGCAGGGACAGG ATGATCCTTCAGCAATTGACCTAGATTCTGACTGGAAGGCTCCCACGGAAGAGTGGGGAAACTGGACAGGAGATGAGGAGCATCAGACAGGGGACGAAAAGGTGAAG GATTTGCCAAAAGGCAAAGCAGGCAttcatttctgcctttctggactcgaaagcaaaacacagcagaagaagaagaaaattgaagTGAAGGAAGCAAGGGGTGGAGCTGGACTGAGGCATGTGAGTATTTT GGGAAAGATGGTAGTGAAAGGCAATTTCAATACTTTAATCCtttctaaaacaaataaacaggAG CCCCAGCAAGGTTTGGAAACAAGAATGGAAGAAGGCCCAAGGGACTTGATATCTACAAAACATAGCAGTGATGCAGTCTGTGCTTCCTTCAGAAAATCCTTGGACATTGCTAATAATTCACCCAATAACA ATGTACctggaaaaaaggagaggaggaagaggaagaaaatgaagaaagagacTTGA
- the LOC128151887 gene encoding protein LYRIC-like isoform X2: MLGPAVRLALGAGELVPAAAGLPGRLLALLWPALVLGAAALLVLRGLRRGRAEQGARRRRRRAAGKAREEAEEEEEEEEEEEEEEEEGEEEEEDGPAGAGGRAAAALPARQPEEQRRTAQVPVNGQLRTSANSREKKLLKPKKKRKAQCSDKEVPKDLLSVEKDKLQEEEGVWQTKISSREKRHLRKERLKQKDPSRASLGSSAVEPAFDWAEKGAVWPLTEDTSGSGKGAFVAKAECGAVLKASGAIREELTPSQSEEDVFSNVGTWDIAEVKSCPVTFGTLSSELSRELDNVKSKSSEDSPSRCCWHTSSTFLPADDAWQGQDDPSAIDLDSDWKAPTEEWGNWTGDEEHQTGDEKVKDLPKGKAGIHFCLSGLESKTQQKKKKIEVKEARGGAGLRHPQQGLETRMEEGPRDLISTKHSSDAVCASFRKSLDIANNSPNNNVPGKKERRKRKKMKKET, encoded by the exons ATGCTGGGTCCGGCGGTGCGGCTGGCGCTGGGCGCGGGGGAGCTGgtgccggcggccgcggggctgccggggcggctgctggccctgctctggCCGGCGCTGGTGCTGGGGGCGGCCGCGCTGCTGGTCCTGCGGGGGCTGCGGCGAGGCCGGGCCGAGCAaggggcccgccgccgccgccgccgcgccgccgggaaggcgcgggaggaggcggaggaggaggaggaggaggaagaggaggaggaagaggaggaggaggagggggaggaggaggaggaggatggccccgcgggggccggcggccgggcggccgcggcgctgccggcGCGGCAGCCGGAGGAACAAAGGCGCACGGCGCAG GTTCCAGTGAATGGCCAGCTTAGAACATCAGccaacagcagagagaaaaagctcCTCAAG CCTAAGAAGAAGAGGAAAGCCCAGTGCTCAGACAAGGAGGTGCCAAAAGATttgctttctgtggaaaaagaCAAACTGCAAGAGGAGGAAG GAGTTTGGCAGACCAAGATCAGCAGCCGAGAAAAGAGACACTTaaggaaggaaaggctgaaaCAAAAAG ACCCCAGCAGAGCATCCCTGGGTAGCTCGGCAGTTGAGCCAGCCTTTGACTGGGCTGAGAAGGGAGCGGTGTGGCCACTCACAGAGGACACCAGTGGCAGTGGAAAAGGTGCTTTCGTTGCCAAGGCAGAGTGTGGGGCTGTGCTGAAGGCCTCAGGAGCCATACGGGAAGAACTGACACCCTCCCAGTCAGAAGAGGATGTTTTCTCCAATGTAG GAACATGGGATATTGCAGAAGTAAAATCCTGTCCTGTGACCTTTGGGACGTTATCATCAGAGCTGTCCAGGGAGTTAG ATAATGTGAAGAGTAAATCATCTGAGGACAGTCCTTCCAGATGCTGTTGGCACACCAGCTCGACTTTCCTCCCCGCAGACGATGCATGGCAGGGACAGG ATGATCCTTCAGCAATTGACCTAGATTCTGACTGGAAGGCTCCCACGGAAGAGTGGGGAAACTGGACAGGAGATGAGGAGCATCAGACAGGGGACGAAAAGGTGAAG GATTTGCCAAAAGGCAAAGCAGGCAttcatttctgcctttctggactcgaaagcaaaacacagcagaagaagaagaaaattgaagTGAAGGAAGCAAGGGGTGGAGCTGGACTGAGGCAT CCCCAGCAAGGTTTGGAAACAAGAATGGAAGAAGGCCCAAGGGACTTGATATCTACAAAACATAGCAGTGATGCAGTCTGTGCTTCCTTCAGAAAATCCTTGGACATTGCTAATAATTCACCCAATAACA ATGTACctggaaaaaaggagaggaggaagaggaagaaaatgaagaaagagacTTGA
- the LOC128151887 gene encoding protein LYRIC-like isoform X5, producing the protein MGAPLCCLLRCEAKRRIASSAQVPVNGQLRTSANSREKKLLKPKKKRKAQCSDKEVPKDLLSVEKDKLQEEEGVWQTKISSREKRHLRKERLKQKDPSRASLGSSAVEPAFDWAEKGAVWPLTEDTSGSGKGAFVAKAECGAVLKASGAIREELTPSQSEEDVFSNVGTWDIAEVKSCPVTFGTLSSELSRELDNVKSKSSEDSPSRCCWHTSSTFLPADDAWQGQDDPSAIDLDSDWKAPTEEWGNWTGDEEHQTGDEKVKDLPKGKAGIHFCLSGLESKTQQKKKKIEVKEARGGAGLRHVSILGKMVVKGNFNTLILSKTNKQEPQQGLETRMEEGPRDLISTKHSSDAVCASFRKSLDIANNSPNNNVPGKKERRKRKKMKKET; encoded by the exons ATGGGAgcccctctctgctgcctgctgagGTGTGAAGCCAAGAGACGAATCGCCTCCAGTGCTCAG GTTCCAGTGAATGGCCAGCTTAGAACATCAGccaacagcagagagaaaaagctcCTCAAG CCTAAGAAGAAGAGGAAAGCCCAGTGCTCAGACAAGGAGGTGCCAAAAGATttgctttctgtggaaaaagaCAAACTGCAAGAGGAGGAAG GAGTTTGGCAGACCAAGATCAGCAGCCGAGAAAAGAGACACTTaaggaaggaaaggctgaaaCAAAAAG ACCCCAGCAGAGCATCCCTGGGTAGCTCGGCAGTTGAGCCAGCCTTTGACTGGGCTGAGAAGGGAGCGGTGTGGCCACTCACAGAGGACACCAGTGGCAGTGGAAAAGGTGCTTTCGTTGCCAAGGCAGAGTGTGGGGCTGTGCTGAAGGCCTCAGGAGCCATACGGGAAGAACTGACACCCTCCCAGTCAGAAGAGGATGTTTTCTCCAATGTAG GAACATGGGATATTGCAGAAGTAAAATCCTGTCCTGTGACCTTTGGGACGTTATCATCAGAGCTGTCCAGGGAGTTAG ATAATGTGAAGAGTAAATCATCTGAGGACAGTCCTTCCAGATGCTGTTGGCACACCAGCTCGACTTTCCTCCCCGCAGACGATGCATGGCAGGGACAGG ATGATCCTTCAGCAATTGACCTAGATTCTGACTGGAAGGCTCCCACGGAAGAGTGGGGAAACTGGACAGGAGATGAGGAGCATCAGACAGGGGACGAAAAGGTGAAG GATTTGCCAAAAGGCAAAGCAGGCAttcatttctgcctttctggactcgaaagcaaaacacagcagaagaagaagaaaattgaagTGAAGGAAGCAAGGGGTGGAGCTGGACTGAGGCATGTGAGTATTTT GGGAAAGATGGTAGTGAAAGGCAATTTCAATACTTTAATCCtttctaaaacaaataaacaggAG CCCCAGCAAGGTTTGGAAACAAGAATGGAAGAAGGCCCAAGGGACTTGATATCTACAAAACATAGCAGTGATGCAGTCTGTGCTTCCTTCAGAAAATCCTTGGACATTGCTAATAATTCACCCAATAACA ATGTACctggaaaaaaggagaggaggaagaggaagaaaatgaagaaagagacTTGA